Within Mercenaria mercenaria strain notata chromosome 15, MADL_Memer_1, whole genome shotgun sequence, the genomic segment tatgatgtgggtgatgatgtggaacaattattttaggtttgaatcaaatccattcagcaataactgagataaagttaaagtgcaccaaaactttaacataaaattctacgtaaaaagggggtataattcatgaaatattggtgcaagactTATGACCCTTAAGCCATAtgttgtgggtgatgatgaggattaagtattttaagttaaaagcaaatccatcaagtaagaacaaagataaagagaaagtgcatcaaaactttaaccaaagcgGGGCCACGGAAAGACGCCAACTccgggtcaagtaggatagctctccatcttttgtacagtcaagctaaaatttGTTTGTACTTTGTACAAGTTATCCAAGGATCTATGTTCAGGGCTTTTTTCCCGTATAAATCTACCtcctgtaaaaggaggtaatcccaatgcaaaaaagtatgtttttttcccaaagctGAATTCAAAATTGCCAAATGATTACACCTTTTAGGTTTCtagctgttttaagatagttttgctaatttttatgtatatttagttACATTATAATACtattgaacaattactgaaatgcaattctttaatatttcacacaaaaatacatttatgtagattttgataatttgcaagttgtcccaattaagacaaatTCCGAGAGcatttcccaattccaccggtgtcggaggcattcccaaattgatgaaaaaaaggcctgatgtttgttgccatagaaacaaaGTTTGTGTCCACAACAACAGAATACAAATGTGTGCATATTCTCATCTTgtaattttcaaagttatggcaGGATCTCAATTTGTGTGACAACTAACTGACTGACTGACAGATGGAGATCAAACCAGAAGAAAGAGGCTTCGACTAAAATACATATTCCAAGCGtacataaatttataaatgtccattttaaagataaaatatttcttcctttaaacataatttcatggattgacaatGCTGTCACACAACCAAAAATTAATGGAAAAAAGTCCACCAGTATAATGACTTAACAGTAAAAGACTctacttaaagaaatataattatgacCACAAAGCAATTTTTAATAACAGTCATGGaataatttttattgattttgtttttgtttcaatccatgaaatttcctcccattaaacaaagaaaattcctatttatttttcaactttcaaATCCACAAATTTAAGCCCCTAATGCTATGGCAAAACAGTTGGTTTttgcaaaaactttaaaaactgtaTGCCAAAAAAATTAACTAATTTTGCAGTACCTCCATCCTTTTCCTCTAGCATATCACAGGATGCTATACTGTCAGCATCGTATGTCACTGCTCTCTGACGGAACAATCTTGTACCACTTTTACTTGCCACTGGATCAATCTCAACCTTCTCCCCACTTATACCTGGTGCCAGTGTGGAAATAAAAACACATAACTTTCGGAAATTAAAgaacaatatgaaaatatataaaaaatacaacttCGCACTTTAATGTCAAGTGACATAAAGGTCGAATTTTAGACTCAGGTTGCAGGTAAAATCAAAATGTGTGCAAATCTGACCAGTGTCAAAAAACAACAAGGAATGCATACTAAATGTTAAGTAAGAAATCTATGGAATGTCCATCAAACAAAGTAAAAGTTATGGGGAAAATTATGCAAAAGACCTGTCTAAAAACCACAGAATGAATAAGCaacctgtaaaaatatttaccTAACTGCACCTCTGTCTTAGTTCTGATTTTATGAACCATGTTTACAATATAAGACTTGTACTGGTGACTTGTCAGAGATTCTGCCATATTGGAGGACTTGCTATCATCACTTTCAACAAAATCTCCACGGGAACCTACGATACAGAAGAATCACAATCATTTAATatcattaataattatttaatactCTAATACTAAAACTTCAATTTTCACGTAAAACtatgatgttactttcaaattttagaaccACATTCAGTTCAAATTTAAAAACTACATTCAGTATCATGCAGATCTGTTGTCCAGGAAACTGTTATATTAATAGCAATTTTTATTTCCCATATAAAAACTGCAGAACCTGGTCAACCGATATATATATACACTACATCCTACTGATGCTTATTCATTAgatttattgtattgtttatttagAATATAAATAACATGTTAATGCCAACTTCAGCAAAGAATTCTTGTGTGTTTTTATAAGATGTGCAATCATTTTACATTCATTTCagaatttacatgaaatatttgccaCTTTTTATTCACAATCTAAATATAAAACACAGCAAgtaaaacaaaagggccataatggccctatatatATCACTCACCGGAGTTTTaccggcctactgacctagtttttcaacccaaATCAGCCAGTTTtcaatttaacctagagatcatcaagacaaacattctgacaaagtttcataaagattgagtcacaaatgtagcctttagtgttcacaaacttttcctttgattttaccatgTGATCTTGTTTTTTAAACTAAATGATCtcgatttaaacttgacctagagatcatcaagacaaacgttctcaccaagtttcataaagattaagtaaCAACTGTGGCCCAtagattgttcacaagcttttcctttgatctggcctaatgacctactttttgaccccacatggcccaaattcaaccttgacctaaagatcatcaagacaaacattctgaccaaatttcacaaaGCTTGAGTCAAAATAttggtgttcacaagcttttcctttgatctggcctactgacctagtttttgacccaacatgacccagtttaaaacttgacctagagatcatctagactaactttctgaccaagtttcataaaaataggaccacaaatgtggcctctagagtgttcacaaggcaaatgtttgTTGACGGACGAAGGGCGACGCACCAGGCACAACAGACGCCGgacacaatagctcaccttgagcactctgTGCTCCGTTAAGCTAAAAACTGACTAAAAATTTCCACATGTGAAATACCTCTTGTCAAGATCTCCTGCAACAATAGCACTCAAATTTATAacctattctaacacgacccaatttgtttccctattaaacaaagaaggtcaaaaactgtgtgttattattcaataaataatttttctgatgtcacaattattacgtcacagcGTCGGACAGCATAGTGGCGCGTTGGAAAATAAgtcaacagaaatcaggcaaatatttgatggatatcctcaaggacgtacataataatcataatataaaattgaaataatatatctcaaacagtgatttggtaaaatcattgtcgtttagATGCCCATTATTATATTACGAGGGTGCAGCATCTCAACTCCGAACaacgattttattcaatgacaaatcactgtttgagatatattatttcttaaatcaagcATACCCAGATAATTTTAATTAAGCTTCAAGCATTTAGAATATAAACGAGAGCAGAGCAAGATAGGCCTGATGACAGCTCAGAaagtgatgatgatgaagaaaCCTTTCAAGAATTTAGCAGATATGATCTTCTATCTGACCTCTTGTAAATACAGTAACCAAGACCTTTGACAAAGAaagctcaaaatcaatagtggttcATGGTAAATGTGCTTTTTGTGCTATGGTGCCCTAttactgtgcccttgaccttttacccactgacttcaaaatcaatggACCTTCCAGTGCCTACATGCAATGTGCCTGCCATGCTTGAGACTCAAAGTCAAGGCATTCTGAAGATATTAAACAAATATGGTTTTTGTACTAACAGttattctgaccttgaccttgcatccaatgacctcaaaatcattaggtgtTATCTACTGGCAATAAGCAATGTGTCACATATACAACATTATTACCTACTTATTTAAAATCTCTAAGTTTCAATAGAACCTAAAATGTCAATCTTTTTCCATATTTATGTGCAAATTTCATAtccgggtgtgtgacgtcatttttgaCATCAGTTTTATGTATGTTGTTGCATTAAAAGATCTTAAACGCCCATATTTCCAATTTGACTCAGGCTTAATAACAATTCTGTatcatttatatgataattttaagtgcagatacgcatgtaataaaaagattattagatttgcatcgagatatatgcactcgttctttcacagaataatattgcgctcctaaagtcacacaatatttccactgcagaactcgtgcatatttctcaatacaaaccTAATAACCcataaatattatatacttaCTATGTTCTCTGACAAGACAGAACTCTAGTGAATCCATGCTGGACAGATTGGCATCAAGGTCCACTGGTAGCCCTGGTTCAACCTGCTTCTCTAAGTTGTATGACTGGCCTGaaacaataaatatacatttgaacaagttctatattattttcaaaacacaatcaacccttaccctgctaaatttctaaaatgagcttgtccatctttcaatttgtacagtaccattaattgttaaaaggggtgcttaccaaaaagatactgactaaatggcgaacaatgcagatcttgatcagactgtacagatgtgcaggctaatcaatatctacactggtcgcaaaggcagaattaatcatgttcagcatgatatgggttaagCCTACTCCAGATGATGTGTGAGACAATTACACAATGAGAAACTTACGTATGTAGGGATATATTTTCAGCCATTATGCCACAAAATTAGCACAGAAAAGTCATCGTTACTTTCAGCTAGTCAATTTTTCTTCAACTGCTTTAGTCCTACACCTGCTATCatttcaaacaaaactttaaaaaaaaatcatgatttttttatcaCCAGCTATTGTGAATTACtctttagtttatacttatttgattCCAGGAAAAgccagtactagtgtcatatgaggtGTGGCCATTATCCCAGCGGGGCTTGAAGAAATGAACTCCATGTTAAGCAGCTGAAAAGCTATTTTACCATCTGGACCACCATTCTCCTTTtcctattttgttttctgtagtATTCACtgacaaatatataaattttgtaaaccaAACAAGTATGGCTTCAATTTTCTGTCTATCTGATTGTAAACTTACCTGGCCTGACCTTGATTTTCCTTCTCTTGAGAACTTTATCTAGAATTTCCCTCATAGAAATGTTCATAGTTTCTACTTGAAACTTGTTAAAGCCTCGGTGCGGGACATTCCtgtcattaaaataaacaacataaatcagtaaacatatataatatgacATAGATCagaatgaaatattaaatgtcaATGACTAGCGGTTCAAAGGGAAgtcattcaaaaatatttttattttaagctctagtgaTCCTTAAGGCCCCAGTGCCCAGATATGAGAAATTTAAAATATGACTATAAGAATTCTACCTAGCAAATTTGTTGATGACCTATCCAAGGCTTCATAAGAAGAAGCTGTTTAAACATATTTCGAATTTTAGCTCTAGACTAGTGATTTAGGCGCACTTGACCCCTTTTTGGAGGAATCTATTTTAGGACTTTGTAAAAATTGCTAcagagcaagtttgatgaagatccattacatgtttcatgaaaagaagttctttaaaagtatttctacttAACGCTCTAGTGGTCAAAAAAGGCAGGGctgccacttagttgagaaaatcAAAGGGctatagattggcaacttgaaaggcatatagagcaaatctcgccaacctcctgtgacaaaaaaacgagatctcgtttaccggaagtggcgctttctccacgcgccatttttatgcgaaagcaattattcatcggtaaaataattatcaccgtatgaccacgcttctttcgatggaaAAAAAAGCATGTACTTcatgtcttaagaccatttcacattaaactaattttgttttagaagctaacatgtattttaaatgtagttttaaaggtacaaattgtaactccatgctcgctgatgtttgtttttagtaagataacgccgaatcacgctctgacacgagctcacgcgagattacagccagttgccattctgtgtattttatacttctttcagaaaatgaaattccctttttcctgacttttccctgacttaaCCATACACATTTTTTCAGCCTCCCCTACACACAACCAATCcacacttttatatttattttttttcagataaaacaaACTCTCATCAacaaataccaaaaatatatgaGTGTAAACATTATAATGATGATATCAGTCAGTGATAAtaattgacttgacttgactatgAACACCTCCCTCacaaatgtgtttggaaatacgtataaatactgcttgaaggCTGCAATAGCCACTGACCATTTTAAACATCAACcttcactgaccattatcaagattccCCTTACGTTTcaatgaccttgaaaaaaaataaaatttttccctgacttttcaaggtaagtggcaaccctgaaAGGGACTAAGTGttcctatttgaacaaatttgtaagAAGACCTTATACTGATGTTACAcataagtttaatgaagattcacCAAGCAGTTCACAAGAAGAAGTCATTTACAGGGTTTTCTAGTTTCAGCTCTAAAGAAGTGCCCCCATCTGAACAAAACTGGTAGAGGACCTTAaagtgatgctacagaccaagtttaatgaagatccatcaagccgttcttgagaagaagttgtttgaacatttttctatttttcactcTTGTGGGACCTTAAAACTATTGAACTATTGAACATATTTGCCAAAGGACCTTGTCAAGATGATACAGGCCAACTTTGGTGTTCTTCTGTTCAGTTGTTTCAGACTCGCTGTGAACCtgtggttcaggtgagctaacaaaggaAAGCTTAAAAAAGTCTCTGGTTACACAAGGCCCCTCTACCCAAAGACAATTCCTTATGTAGGGATATATCAACAGCAGGTCAGTGGAGTAcagcttttttatgaaatatttgctgATTATAATTGTGTGTATAAAATAATGCTAATGattcaattaatttgttttattcaaaGACTTTCACTCTGAATATAAGCCAAACAGTTGAATGTAAATACAGTCAGATATATTCAAGTAATTACCCCGACATATGTAAATTTGTAAATGTACCCAGTACTTACACAGTAACAATAATAGAAGGCTTGTTGGTGTTTGCAGGAACATCTTTCTGTACGAGAGCAAGCTTGGTGAAGCCAAACTTTGACACTGGTTCCTTACTGTCCAAACTCGGAAAGTCTGTGTCAACCTCGCCATCATCTTCAGCAATATGTAAACAGTACAAATCTGTGTTCTCtctgaaatatttgtaaacaacATACATCTGTGTTCCCtctgaaatatatgtaaacaacatGCATCTGTGttcacaaaatatatgtaaaaatatacatCTGTGttcatttctgaaatatatgtaaacaacatGCATCTGTGTTCCCtctgaaatacatgtaaacaatatACATCTGTGTTCCTTCTGAAATATACGTAAACAATATATATCTGTGTTCTCtctgaaatatatgtaaataatataCATAATGTGTTCtctttaaaatatatgtaaacaaaatatatcttttaccTGTCCTGGGTAATATGGCAGTGCTTAGCGTCGAGCCCTGATGAGTAGTTCTATTGCAACAGTTGGTTACACAATGataacccccaaaaaaatttgataaaatgtatgTGCTCCTCATTAGCAATAAAATTACAACACCAACTTCAACATTACTGAAATGCTCActttaatgtaataaaaacattctgAATGTATATTGTTGTCTAACAATTCTAGACTACATTGTTTAGGAGCACATGTGGGCcctttattgcatatttttgactaagtaaaGGATAATAGTTTTGATCTGGCTGTGTAAAAGCccaaacaacaagagctgtccgtaagacagcgcgctcgacttttctcagtgcttgactctgaattagagctttgccagtaaaaaaaaatccttgttaaaaagggacatgactctgtcaaaattcaaatcagagttatggggattgtttctcctggtgtagactttgatggtaaacaaatattttaagtttcaagtcaatagctttgatagtaacagagatatttgactttatcaaaaactttaaccaaaaattctaagttaaaaaggggcataattctgtcaaaattcaaatcagagttatggggattgtttctcctggtgtagactttgatagtaaataactattttaagtttcaagtcaatagctttgatagtaacagagatatttgactttatcaaaaactttaactaacggCGATGCtgatgccggggcgagtacaatagctctactttttcttcgaaaagtcgagctaaaaaccaatgtgcacaacttcacatgcttttTTGAGATCAACTAAATTAAGCAGTTTTTACTATGTCAAGAGTCAAAACTCTGGTCTTACCTGTGAAAACCCAAATTGCACAAATAACAATCCTATGGTGTTTGTGGACTTTTGGCCaaacactttaattttaagaaatgcACAACACACAGTTGAAATCtgacttaaaataatattatgtacatgtgTTTTCACGACGGGACTTGAATATGTCTTCCAATTCTGAGATAAGAGTGTTGAGACATcaattttcaactgtatttggACAAATAAATCTTAACACCCAGGTATCTAGTTAGACATTTCGCTGAATGTGTTGAATGTAAACACAGCTACTACATTTTAGCCTTAGAACAGTTTTGTCTTATTTCTCAAAAGAAACTAAGGGTAACTCACTGTAGAGGAGGCTCCCTCATTTCTATCGTATACTGCCAACATATCAAGCCAACAAGGTCCTGTATCTTGGCTGTTGCTATCACCACTACTGTCATAGGGTATGGCCGATCCTCCGGCGGCACCATTGTCAGGAAAATATCTATCTTCTTTGTGGATACACCAACACTGGCCTATAACAAATATACAAACTATTTGTCATttacaacaaacacatttagtttctGTTCGGAAACTATATTAAAAATGTGTTCTAAAATATAATACCATAAAAACTGAGGAAAATAAGACCAGACAGCTAAACTCTCTaatcaacattaaaaaaataagtaacaatgccacatgtaaaatatctaagctctgtgcctctcggttttaaaagaacaattttttatgtttttcctatagaactTTATGTAAattcaggaaggtctaatacggggagtagacactccgtataaatcaatacatttatctgtattatgctgtcgtccataccttaaatatcgaccagtcgttagagattgatattttgttttcgccactgtcgattagcgtgtaattagcat encodes:
- the LOC123547373 gene encoding target of rapamycin complex 2 subunit MAPKAP1-like, translated to MAMMDNKEFLISHIRNSFITSDDTGMCEMIIDVDDHEQHRNGLASDSGMESSDNELSHSYDILPDMDFGAHRRRSNTAQRLERMKKEKRNQSKVKNIPWKDANIQYNAEEKGHLFEKKDLSPLKWSDTSLISRLSEQLDSSASMGENPFLEYAKFDGKASVGVSTKKIDIFLTMVPPEDRPYPMTVVVIATAKIQDLVGLICWQYTIEMREPPLQENTDLYCLHIAEDDGEVDTDFPSLDSKEPVSKFGFTKLALVQKDVPANTNKPSIIVTVNVPHRGFNKFQVETMNISMREILDKVLKRRKIKVRPGQSYNLEKQVEPGLPVDLDANLSSMDSLEFCLVREHSSRGDFVESDDSKSSNMAESLTSHQYKSYIVNMVHKIRTKTEVQLGISGEKVEIDPVASKSGTRLFRQRAVTYDADSIASCDMLEEKDGGKSVFRLTYFGHDYKHHDFEADTDMCNEIVHKMNNILELRLSPVRKDYVAHRDKKLQKKRESFHKS